Proteins encoded together in one Lathyrus oleraceus cultivar Zhongwan6 chromosome 5, CAAS_Psat_ZW6_1.0, whole genome shotgun sequence window:
- the LOC127080843 gene encoding methylesterase 17, which produces MAVREIEEGVVDSNSTIPLKQHFVFVHGISGGSWCWYKISCLMENSGYKVSCIDLKSGGIDQSHADSVLTFDDYNKPLIDFLSDLPDNEKVILVGHSAGGLSITEACHKFPNKIRLAVYVAATMLKFGYSTDQDLKDGVPDLSEFGDVYELGFGLGQDKPPTSALIKKQLQRKILYPLTPHEDSTLAAMLLRPGPLLALTSAKFRGNVEVEKVGRVYIRTKQDNVIKPKQQEAMINRWPPSSVYELDSDHSPFFSAPFLLFGLLIKVAAFDVGCN; this is translated from the exons ATGGCTGTGAGAGAGATAGAAGAAGGAGTAGTTGATTCTAATTCTACTATTCCTTTGAAACAACACTTTGTGTTTGTACATGGCATAAGTGGAGGAAGTTGGTGCTGGTACAAAATCTCTTGCCTGATGGAGAATTCTGGGTACAAAGTTTCATGCATAGACCTTAAAAGTGGTGGAATTGATCAATCTCATGCTGATTCTGTTCTAACTTTTGATGATTATAATAAACCTCTTATTGATTTCTTATCTGATTTACCAGATAATGAAAAG GTTATATTGGTGGGGCATAGTGCAGGAGGGTTGAGTATTACTGAGGCCTGTCACAAATTTCCAAATAAAATTCGTCTAGCAGTGTATGTGGCAGCAACTATGCTAAAATTTGGATACTCAACCGATCAAGATCTTAAAGAT GGAGTACCAGATTTATCGGAGTTTGGTGATGTCTATGAATTGGGGTTTGGATTGGGACAGGACAAGCCTCCAACAAGTGCTTTGATAAAGAAACAGCTTCAACGCAAAATCTTATATCCTCTAACCCCTCACGAG GATTCAACGCTAGCTGCAATGCTGCTGAGGCCAGGGCCATTGCTGGCATTAACGAGTGCGAAATTCAGAGGAAATGTTGAAGTGGAGAAAGTGGGACGTGTGTACATAAGGACAAAGCAAGACAATGTGATAAAACCAAAGCAACAGGAAGCTATGATAAATAGGTGGCCACCAAGTAGTGTGTATGAACTGGATAGTGACCATAGTCCCTTCTTCTCTGCTCCATTTTTACTCTTTGGATTGCTTATTAAAGTTGCAGCTTTTGACGTTGGATGCAACTAG